The genomic window ACCAAGTGCTCCCACATCTTCGTGTATTCCGGCAGGTCTGCAGTCGCCGAACCGATGTCCTGGACGGTGACGCCGGGTACAGCAAGTCCGATCAGGGCTCCGGCGGTGGCGACGTGGTAATCATGGTCGGCTCGCCACACCCCGCCGGTCAGTGGGCGGGGAACCACGCGGATACCGTCAGGTAGTTCCTCCACCTCACCGCCGATGGCACGAAGATTGTCCACTAGTGCGTCGATGTGCGTGCTCTCGTTCCCGGTGCGGGGCTTCAGTCCGGTGAAAGTCGACGGCCCGTCCGCGAAGGCGGCGAGGGCGGCCAGGATGGGGGTGAGTTCACTGATCTCCGACACATCCACGCACGCGCGCCGGATGATGCGCTCGGTGCCAGCGGTGACAGTCAAAGCTCCGCCGCGTCGGCGTGCGCGTGCTCCCATCAGCACCAGAATCTCGGCGAGCCGGGCGGCTGGCTGCGCGGAATGAGCGGGCCACCCTGGGACGGATACGCGACCGCCGGCTATCATCGCGGCGGCGACGAACGGTGCCGCAAGTGCCAGATCGGGCTCAATGGTCGCGGCTCTGGCCCGTACCGGCCCCGCAGGAACGATCCACTCGGTAGGTGTCGGCTGGTCGACGTATACGCCGCGGCGGCGGAGTGCTTCGATCGTCATGTCGATGTCGGGGAGGCTTCCCAGCGGTTGGCCGACGTGGCGGAGCGTCAGACCGACGTCGAACCGCGGAGCTGCCAGCAGCAGCGTTTGGACAAGCTGGGATGAACGGTTGACGTCGATTTCCACGTGGCCACCCCGTATGTGTCCGCGCCCGCGCACGGTCAGCGGCACAGTCCACTTGCCCGCGTCGTTGATGTCGCAACCGATGCTGCGGAGAACCGTGATCACCTCGCCCATCGGACGGCGCGACCGGCTCTCGGGAACTGTCACGGTCACACTGCCCGAGGCGAGGCCGGCCAGGCCGACAGCGATGGGGGCAACGAGGTCGGGCTGGCTGATGCTCAACACCGCATCGATGGCGAGCGTAGCGGGGGACTCGACGACCAGATCCGGGCCGAAAGGCCCAGTACCGGCGACCTCCCGAATATTCACGCCCACCCCGCGCAGGGTCTCGATCACGCCCGCCAAATAGTCCGAATGCAACGGCCACATCAGCCGGCTCGGGCCCTCTGCGCTGGCAGCAAGAGCGATTTCGAGATAGGTCAGCGCCTGTGAGCCCGGCACAGCGACCACGTCATCGAAGGGCCCCGCGGCATGGGGGGCCCTCCACTCAGCAGGCGAGGCGATCGACCTTGGAGACAGCTGTACGTTGCCCATGCGTGCACGATAGGAGACGCCCCCTGGTTGGGAAAGACCCCCACTCGTCGCTCCTCCGTCCCGTTGGAAGACGTGGTGTTGGGTTGGAGGGCGATCGCGACTCGTCCTCGGTGTGAGCAACTGTTCGCGGCGAGTCGCCACCGACGCCAGCCAGAAGACACACCCCGGGAACGGCGCAAGTGACCCGCACCCCCGTACAGCTACGACCGAAACATGCAGCTGGGCGGCAAGCTCGGCCAGGGAGACATACTTTCCGTGTCCCGCATCCGAAGCGCCAACGCCGTCCATATCGCAAAGGTGCGCGTGAGCTACCGCGAGGCGTCCAGATACTCCGAGAAGCCCCGAGATCGTGCCGGCACGAACCGGCGAAGTGTCCAGTAAACGACTACCAAACATTCAAACCCCCTGATCAGGGAGTGAAGATTTGGGGCGTTACCGGGAGTTTTGGTGGACCTGAGGGGACTCGAACCCCTGACCCCCTGCATGCCATGCAGGTGCGCTACCAGCTGCGCCACAGGCCCTTACGCCGCCCCGCGGGGCAACTCATTAAGCCTACAACACGTCGGCGGCCTGGATCGAATCGACCGCGATGTCCGGGCGTGTCCGTACCCTGGGCCGCACGCACCGACCGAAAGGAGCCCGTCATGGCAACCCTGGGCAACGTCACCTTCTATGCGGATGACCCGCGTACACTGTCCCACTTCTGGGCCG from Microbacterium sp. zg-Y625 includes these protein-coding regions:
- a CDS encoding 3-phosphoshikimate 1-carboxyvinyltransferase, which gives rise to MGNVQLSPRSIASPAEWRAPHAAGPFDDVVAVPGSQALTYLEIALAASAEGPSRLMWPLHSDYLAGVIETLRGVGVNIREVAGTGPFGPDLVVESPATLAIDAVLSISQPDLVAPIAVGLAGLASGSVTVTVPESRSRRPMGEVITVLRSIGCDINDAGKWTVPLTVRGRGHIRGGHVEIDVNRSSQLVQTLLLAAPRFDVGLTLRHVGQPLGSLPDIDMTIEALRRRGVYVDQPTPTEWIVPAGPVRARAATIEPDLALAAPFVAAAMIAGGRVSVPGWPAHSAQPAARLAEILVLMGARARRRGGALTVTAGTERIIRRACVDVSEISELTPILAALAAFADGPSTFTGLKPRTGNESTHIDALVDNLRAIGGEVEELPDGIRVVPRPLTGGVWRADHDYHVATAGALIGLAVPGVTVQDIGSATADLPEYTKMWEHLVRGSRAR